A single genomic interval of Armigeres subalbatus isolate Guangzhou_Male chromosome 1, GZ_Asu_2, whole genome shotgun sequence harbors:
- the LOC134212919 gene encoding uncharacterized protein LOC134212919 — MAGFEDLILIAASVLTIGLIMKKKRYVRSKRSFWVNPYLRQRNSKGRFVEDFYDMREWNDEFCQNFHMEQKEFDILYEIVRPHLEPKRNTRPDGISAKQRLVYTLEYLAGGPFFERYAASNYRISKASSSIIIKETCQIIYEQLAKTEFMEYSKENWLAVANEFEKKWNMPNCLGSLDGKHVRIKCPANAGSLYYNYKRYHSIILMAASDASYRFTFIDVGSPGADGDVNVFSRTEFGRNILENNSSLDFPHDAPINGDDTPFFFIADDAFPLSSRIMKPYGTCNDFTNDQRIFNYRLSRARRTVENAFGILTMRWGCLRSEFLCGPDKVKIIVAACCALHNFLLNRNVSYAKAADRYEKDGRVIEGEWRTMQQMDQINGQRRGRPQESGSFIRGKLTEYFNKFDILPYQFERANCV; from the exons ATGGCTGGTTTTGAAGATTTGATTCTAATAGCTGCATCGGTTTTGACCATTGGGTTAATTATGAAGAAAAAACGTTATGTACGGAGTAAAAGAAGTTTCTGGGTTAATCCGTACTTGCGACAGAGGAATAGCAAGGGAAGATTTGTAGAAGAT TTTTACGATATGCGTGAGTGGAATGACGAATTCTGCCAAAATTTCCACATGGAGCAGAAGGAATTTGATATATTGTATGAAATAGTACGACCTCATTTGGAGCCGAAAAGGAATACTCGTCCAGATGGTATCAGCGCGAAACAACGATTGGTGTACACTTTAGA aTATCTTGCTGGTGGACCCTTTTTTGAAAGATATGCGGCTAGTAACTATCGTATCAGCAAGGCGTCAAGTTCAATCATTATCAAGGAGACATGCCAAATAATTTACGAACAGCTGGCAAAAACGGAATTCATGGAATATTCGAAAGAAAACTGGTTAGCGGTGGCGAATGAATTTGAAAAGAAGTGGAACATGCCTAATTGTCTAGGGTCGTTGGATGGTAAACATGTGCGCATCAAGTGCCCGGCGAATGCGGGTTCCTTATATTACAACTACAAG CGTTACCATAGTATCATATTAATGGCAGCAAGTGATGCTAGTTACCGTTTTACTTTCATCGATGTTGGGTCTCCGGGAGCAGATGGTGATGTTAACGTTTTCTCAAGGaccgaattcggaagaaatattttagaaaacAACTCATCTTTGGATTTCCCACATGACGCTCCAATCAATGGTGACGATACGCCGTTCTTCTTCATAGCAGATGACGCTTTCCCTCTGTCAAGCAGAATTATGAAGCCTTATGGAACCTGCAACGATTTTACAAATGATCAGCGTATTTTTAATTACCGACTGTCACGGGCACGTCGCACCGTTGAAAATGCCTTTGGAATCCTAACGATGCGCTGGGGATGCCTCAGATCCGAGTTTCTGTGTGGACCAGATAAGGTCAAAATTATAGTTGCCGCATGTTGTGCTCTCCacaattttttattaaatcgTAATGTATCGTATGCCAAGGCAGCAGACCGATATGAAAAAGACGGACGAGTTATCGAAGGGGAATGGCGTACGATGCAGCAAATGGATCAAATTAATGGGCAACGACGAGGACGTCCACAAGAATCTGGCAGCTTCATTCGGGGCAAATTAACCGAATACTTTAACAAATTCGACATTCTTCCTTATCAATTTGAACGTGCTAATTGCgtttaa